One window of bacterium genomic DNA carries:
- a CDS encoding polyphosphate polymerase domain-containing protein, with protein sequence MAYPKFEYKYLFPLDLYETLRSRIEEMCPLDPYAVREADGRYTIRSVYFDSIRYRAYDQKVEGVRKRQKFRIRVYGNETPSSVAFLEIKQKDGALLTKYRAPVLYRNLPALFTENSYMHYIRSGTGAGVDRSNARRWMYYCVRKQLRPVVLINYERSAFAGVENFDLRITLDTSIRGEMYPGLTRMFDDSKARPAMKTHGILEVKFTIGVPMWMRNIIREYNLQRLALSKYTICIDALSHDARSSCFTGTALDRSERAARHLSCMFTQFQTPAATDVF encoded by the coding sequence ATGGCATACCCGAAATTTGAATACAAATACCTGTTCCCGCTCGATCTCTATGAAACGCTGCGAAGCCGAATCGAGGAAATGTGTCCACTCGATCCCTATGCGGTGCGCGAAGCGGATGGCCGTTATACGATTCGCTCAGTGTATTTCGACAGTATCCGCTATCGTGCATACGATCAGAAAGTCGAAGGAGTGCGGAAACGCCAAAAGTTCAGGATCCGCGTTTATGGAAATGAGACTCCCTCGAGCGTCGCGTTCCTTGAAATCAAGCAGAAGGATGGAGCACTGCTGACGAAATACCGTGCACCCGTTCTGTACCGAAATCTTCCCGCCCTGTTCACCGAGAACAGCTACATGCATTATATACGCAGCGGCACCGGGGCCGGCGTTGATCGCAGCAATGCGCGCCGCTGGATGTACTATTGCGTGCGCAAACAGTTACGGCCCGTGGTACTTATCAACTACGAGCGAAGCGCGTTCGCCGGTGTTGAGAACTTCGACCTTCGCATCACGCTTGATACCAGCATCCGGGGAGAGATGTACCCCGGGTTGACGCGCATGTTTGACGACAGTAAAGCGCGTCCCGCAATGAAAACGCATGGCATACTCGAGGTCAAGTTCACTATCGGTGTCCCGATGTGGATGCGCAATATTATCCGTGAGTACAACCTTCAGCGGCTCGCACTTTCCAAATACACGATCTGTATCGATGCGCTGAGTCATGATGCGCGGAGCAGCTGCTTCACCGGAACCGCGCTGGATCGAAGCGAACGTGCGGCACGGCATCTCTCATGTATGTTTACCCAGTTTCAAACCCCGGCAGCGACAGATGTTTTCTGA
- a CDS encoding T9SS type A sorting domain-containing protein → MKIFYPALCAAILSLLAGSLYAQHPEMSTYNGAESCYTCHSGALHFDAKEKAMEIMQTVHYKFKGWGQNVYDGEGNHLVNEENGKWTRYCGLPGSVVSINWLGNFFEGTVPGGCSRCHISDASMNPDQGAANPDEAWKRIDCMLCHASTYVVNGVTIDAAGKRLAYTNNDGKKVLPYPSGDDLKTSSKSIREVPSAEACSRCHSYNGGGYTFKRGLDYLVDDLHYDKGLTCSNCHETDSHKIALSRPDPALVGRDEMNENDLAKNACTRCHTTEPHQEGSSAARLNAHVATIDCATCHVPFHKGMTNKRFDIPVKVMSGDKFKQWSFQLDFLEPTRPSYKWFNGTVDHEHVKPLGSRGDGKITPFKLTRAYVPVDKATGIMIPLKLGLVFGSPESSTIEEMEAKIDLSVRTGAKLTAARFGFPLDNDGNYTAEYEWEWDDMWGNPGHGVVKDGLICADCHTASSIMPFEDLGYSEEQAGTLRSIVTSTGEVKGSLHFAIGQTFPNPAAGETAVSFTLPRSGNVTLEIYDNSGRRVQSLLQQTQYGAGTHSLRFDASSLQDGVYFYVINAGGQRLSKKMVVMN, encoded by the coding sequence ATGAAGATTTTCTACCCTGCTTTATGTGCCGCGATCCTGTCGCTGCTGGCCGGGAGCCTGTACGCGCAGCATCCGGAAATGTCGACCTACAATGGTGCGGAAAGCTGTTACACCTGTCACAGTGGAGCGCTGCATTTTGACGCCAAAGAGAAGGCGATGGAAATCATGCAGACCGTGCACTACAAGTTCAAGGGCTGGGGCCAGAATGTGTATGACGGCGAAGGCAATCATCTGGTGAACGAAGAAAACGGAAAATGGACGCGCTATTGTGGGCTTCCCGGCTCCGTGGTGTCCATCAACTGGCTCGGCAACTTCTTTGAAGGAACGGTTCCGGGTGGCTGTTCACGATGCCATATCAGTGATGCTTCCATGAATCCCGACCAGGGCGCCGCCAATCCTGACGAGGCATGGAAACGTATCGACTGCATGCTCTGTCATGCCAGCACCTATGTCGTCAACGGTGTGACCATTGACGCCGCGGGCAAGCGCCTCGCGTACACGAACAATGACGGGAAGAAAGTCCTCCCCTATCCTTCCGGCGACGACCTGAAGACTTCGAGCAAGAGCATTCGCGAGGTTCCCTCCGCGGAAGCCTGCAGCCGCTGCCACAGCTACAATGGCGGGGGGTACACGTTCAAGCGGGGACTGGATTACCTCGTCGACGATCTGCACTATGACAAGGGACTCACCTGCAGCAACTGTCACGAAACCGACAGTCACAAAATCGCACTCAGCAGACCGGATCCCGCACTGGTAGGCCGCGATGAAATGAACGAGAATGATCTCGCAAAGAACGCCTGCACGCGCTGTCATACCACGGAGCCACATCAGGAAGGAAGTTCTGCGGCCCGTCTCAACGCCCATGTCGCGACCATTGACTGCGCCACCTGTCATGTGCCTTTCCACAAAGGCATGACCAACAAGCGTTTCGACATCCCGGTCAAAGTCATGAGCGGTGACAAGTTCAAGCAGTGGAGTTTCCAGCTTGACTTCCTCGAGCCCACGCGTCCTTCGTACAAGTGGTTCAATGGAACAGTCGACCATGAGCATGTCAAGCCGCTCGGCTCGCGTGGTGATGGCAAGATCACGCCGTTCAAGCTCACCCGTGCCTATGTCCCTGTGGACAAGGCGACCGGAATCATGATCCCGTTGAAACTCGGTCTCGTTTTTGGTTCTCCTGAAAGCTCCACGATTGAAGAAATGGAAGCCAAAATTGACCTCTCGGTCCGCACCGGTGCGAAACTCACCGCTGCACGCTTCGGTTTCCCGCTCGACAACGATGGCAACTACACTGCGGAATACGAGTGGGAATGGGACGATATGTGGGGGAATCCCGGTCATGGCGTCGTGAAAGACGGACTCATCTGCGCGGATTGCCATACGGCATCGAGTATCATGCCGTTCGAAGATCTTGGATATTCGGAGGAACAGGCAGGCACGTTGCGGAGTATTGTGACGTCCACCGGCGAAGTGAAGGGCAGCCTGCACTTTGCGATCGGTCAGACCTTCCCGAATCCCGCTGCAGGCGAAACCGCCGTATCCTTCACCCTCCCGCGCAGCGGAAATGTGACACTCGAGATTTATGACAACAGCGGACGCCGTGTGCAGTCCCTGCTTCAGCAGACTCAGTATGGCGCCGGGACACACTCCCTGCGTTTCGATGCCAGCTCACTGCAGGATGGTGTGTACTTCTACGTCATCAATGCCGGTGGTCAGCGTCTGAGCAAGAAAATGGTGGTGATGAACTGA
- a CDS encoding aryl-sulfate sulfotransferase, translated as MRTQRYVPIPIILVSLFLSLPLASHAQSSAYEGYTLFNPNNSRTTYLVDMAGSTVHTWNHSRNGGYSVYLLPSGHLLRPCATSIPALRGAASAGRIEEVDWDGNLVWSFDYAGSTYVTHHDLEPMPNGNVLLIAWEVKSAAEATAMGRSSARTIWPDHIIEVQPDGAGGASIVWEWHAWDHLVQDTDPSKPNYGVISDHPERIDVNLGSNLGPGGGDWLHINGISYNPEKDQIVISSHFMNEIYVIDHSTTTAQAAGSTGGNAGKGGDLLYRWGQPSNYDAPGTDLFDVVHCSYWIPQGCPGAGHILAFNNNSRSRASVVTEIVPSVDQDGAYVLDNGAFGPAAPVWTYQNGSTFYSNHLGGNQRLPNGNTFITEATSGYLFEVDAQGNQVWDYNWHAEIARALRYGRDYPGVASLVSTGIEAGGAYPEVLSVSTYPNPFQSRITLEITTAYQCTVEVVIYNMLGRQIRRFEIDAGDSAVQQVTWNGRDADGIQQPSGIYLYTVRSPNAQTAGRIVYAQP; from the coding sequence ATGCGCACGCAACGATACGTTCCCATCCCGATCATACTTGTTTCCCTTTTCCTTTCCCTGCCTCTCGCATCACACGCACAGAGCAGTGCCTATGAGGGATATACGCTGTTCAATCCGAACAACAGTCGTACTACCTATCTGGTGGATATGGCGGGCAGTACCGTGCATACCTGGAATCACTCGCGGAACGGGGGCTACTCAGTGTACCTGCTCCCGAGCGGCCATCTTCTGCGTCCATGTGCCACATCGATTCCTGCACTTCGCGGCGCAGCAAGCGCGGGACGCATTGAGGAAGTGGACTGGGATGGCAATCTCGTGTGGTCATTCGACTATGCGGGTAGTACATACGTGACGCATCACGACCTGGAACCCATGCCCAACGGCAACGTGCTGCTTATCGCGTGGGAAGTGAAATCCGCTGCCGAGGCGACGGCGATGGGCCGGAGCAGTGCACGTACGATCTGGCCGGATCATATCATCGAAGTGCAGCCCGACGGCGCTGGCGGTGCAAGTATCGTGTGGGAGTGGCATGCCTGGGATCACCTCGTGCAGGACACGGATCCCTCCAAACCGAATTACGGTGTCATTTCCGATCATCCCGAACGCATCGACGTCAACCTCGGATCGAACCTGGGTCCGGGGGGCGGTGACTGGCTGCACATCAACGGGATCAGCTATAATCCCGAGAAAGACCAGATCGTTATCAGCTCGCATTTCATGAATGAAATCTATGTCATAGACCATAGCACAACGACGGCGCAGGCTGCCGGGAGTACGGGAGGCAATGCGGGGAAAGGTGGCGATCTGCTGTATCGCTGGGGACAGCCATCCAATTACGATGCTCCTGGAACGGATCTGTTCGATGTCGTGCATTGCTCATACTGGATCCCGCAGGGTTGTCCCGGTGCAGGGCATATCCTGGCGTTCAATAATAACAGCAGGAGCCGTGCTTCCGTGGTGACGGAGATTGTTCCGTCCGTCGATCAGGACGGAGCCTATGTCCTCGACAACGGAGCGTTTGGTCCGGCTGCCCCGGTATGGACCTATCAGAACGGTTCCACGTTTTATTCCAACCATCTCGGTGGTAATCAGCGGCTGCCCAATGGCAACACCTTCATAACGGAGGCGACTTCGGGCTACCTGTTCGAGGTCGATGCCCAGGGGAATCAGGTATGGGATTATAACTGGCACGCCGAGATCGCCAGGGCGCTGCGGTATGGCCGTGACTATCCCGGTGTTGCGTCGCTGGTCAGCACAGGCATCGAAGCGGGCGGTGCATATCCTGAAGTCCTCAGCGTCTCGACGTACCCCAATCCCTTTCAATCGCGCATCACCCTTGAAATCACCACGGCGTATCAATGCACAGTTGAAGTTGTGATATACAACATGCTCGGACGACAGATTCGGCGCTTTGAAATTGATGCTGGTGACAGTGCCGTGCAGCAGGTGACGTGGAATGGACGGGATGCCGATGGGATTCAGCAACCATCCGGTATCTATCTATACACCGTACGGTCACCCAATGCACAGACCGCCGGCCGCATCGTTTACGCACAACCCTGA
- a CDS encoding DUF4956 domain-containing protein gives MFSDFQNLQIFQITLEDIVANLLVSMLCGMFIAFVYRRTYKGPGYTMSYVHSIVLLTVITTMVIMIIGNNLARAFGLVGAMSIIRFRTAVKETYDIVFIFFGLAAGLAAGAGARMIAVVGTLFIGGIVFVLARSRSFTGVGREYLLQFSARQNGTADPPYIQVLDKHCRQHRVVNVKTADDSDALLLSYFVQLRKQDRNQDFLRDLRAVPGVRQINLYYDEEQY, from the coding sequence ATGTTTTCTGATTTTCAAAATCTCCAGATTTTCCAGATTACGCTCGAAGACATCGTTGCGAATCTGCTCGTGTCCATGTTGTGCGGCATGTTCATCGCATTCGTATATCGCAGGACGTACAAGGGCCCCGGATATACCATGTCCTATGTGCATTCAATTGTGCTGCTGACCGTTATCACGACGATGGTGATCATGATCATCGGCAACAATCTTGCCCGCGCGTTCGGCCTCGTCGGTGCGATGTCCATCATTCGATTCCGCACGGCCGTCAAGGAGACGTACGACATTGTATTCATCTTTTTCGGACTCGCTGCGGGGCTTGCGGCGGGGGCGGGTGCGAGGATGATTGCGGTGGTCGGAACGCTGTTTATCGGGGGCATCGTCTTCGTGCTGGCGCGATCACGGAGTTTCACCGGTGTTGGAAGGGAATATCTTCTGCAGTTTTCCGCCCGGCAGAATGGCACTGCGGATCCCCCCTACATCCAGGTGCTTGACAAACATTGTCGTCAGCACCGCGTGGTCAACGTCAAGACCGCGGATGATTCGGATGCGCTTCTGCTCTCGTATTTCGTGCAGTTGAGGAAGCAGGATAGAAATCAGGATTTTCTCAGGGATCTCCGTGCTGTTCCTGGTGTCCGTCAGATCAATCTGTACTATGATGAGGAACAGTACTGA